The Rosa rugosa chromosome 1, drRosRugo1.1, whole genome shotgun sequence genomic sequence TGGCAGCTTCGTCGTAGCTTCGTCAATTCAGTTAGGGAAGGAGACCACCTGGTGGTGACGATGCCGTATTTTAGATTTCATACTCGCGCGTAGCACACCAATTCCAGGATGATGACTCTTTTCCTTTCATTTCAGATTTTTGGTCATAAAAATCATTgcaacttttctttttattaggTGATCTACTAGTCAAAGTGTAACATCATCATATACATGGACCCAACATTACATACACTAGTATAGGCAGTTACGTACAttacaaaaacaataaaacattcTACTTAGACCAAACGAAAAAGGGGAAACGCAAACTTCTAATCTTCTATGTGTAATATAGCGTATTGCCACATGAATTGGATTGACATTCAACGCCGGACAAACAGTTATTTCATATGGAAAAATGAGATTCTTCGAAACTCTTATAACATATTTAGAAGATGTTTCAACTTTCAATAGTCGGAAATTTCTATTTGTAGTATTACTGTATTAGTGTTACCGTTTTTCAAGATTGTTcgctaatactactaattttgaAACTCTGATTTACGATAAATTTATTCACTATTTTAAATAATCATCACTTTTAAACTTTCAGCCAAACATTTTTAACTTTAGCATTAAACAATCGCTACATGTTCATTGATGGGGTTGGGCAGATTGGGGTAGTTCCGCCGAACTTGTTGGCTTTATGGGTGAAGATCAAAGGCCTCCCTCCGGCGTTCCACTATGATCGGTGTGTCCGTAGGTTGGGGTGCGCACTAGGGTGGTATCTACAAAAGGACAAGACGAAGTTTGATGCCGGTCATATCTGGATTCTTGTGGAAGTTGACGTAATGCAACCAGTGGTGTTTCGTTGTTGCTTCACGGTGTAGGATGGAATTGATGTCGATCTGGAATTCATTTTCGAAAACATGTATGGACGGTGCAGTGATTGTGGTAGGCTCATCCATGTGGGATGTGGGAGTGGTCAACTTTTGCTGGGCTCGCAATTAAGgcgattaactccgtagttaATATGACGTtgaatttcagtcatgaatgcggcgattattacTATAATAAACACGCAATGATTAcgattataagtgcgcaatgaatgacaGTCGTAAATGCGCAATGAATGACCGTcgtaagtacgcaatgattaacCGTTATTAGTGCAGCCATTATTGTCATCATAAGTGCATAAATAAATACAGCCATAAAAGCAGAAATAATGGCGGATGGTCCTCCAAGTAAATCATTGCCTATATAAAGGCGGGCTGACGTCAAGGTAAACCATCTCATTCCGACTTGTTTTACTCCACTCGGCTAAGAAatgtactgacttaggcatcagagggtttTTTGCAGGTACCCCCCTCTTCCTCGAGCGgcggtcaaacttcgagtcaatgctccaaggaagcttctcgatcgttcccggtcagctctcgcttcagtccgcattcattggtgagtcaaactcctctacggaatttttcgtcaccaacaagTGGTGCTGTTTGTGGGAaccacttttccctaaaaagtgatggcgggagctgcaCCTCAAGAAATTTTATTTCCGTCACTAAGGACTGGGAGTGATGGAATATAAGCCCCAAAGAGACAAAGAGTCCGGGTAACGTTGTCTAGCGTTCTTTCCTTTAGTAATTATTTTTTCTGATTTTCGCTTCTTTTTGCATTTAAAGTATAATTATGGTCGGTGTTATCGAAATGTATGTGTAAGGCTGGTGGCTAAAGTAAATAACCAAGGTCGGTGACCAAAAAGAATAAAACGTTGTTTATTAGATTCAAAGGGAAATTGGGGCAATTCCATGTCTCATGCTGAAAATGAATCTTTACctcgaggaaagaatcgaggcggCCAGGACGGCCAAGGCCCGAGGAAAGAATCGGGGCAGCCAGGGCCTGAGGAAATAATCAGGGCAGCCAGGGCTCGAGGAAAGATTCGGGACTGCCAGGGCTCGAGGAAATATTCGAGGCAAGATTCGAAACAGCCAGAGAATGGAAATTTCCTCTTAGGACgagtgtccaaagagaaaatttgggggcattgtgggagtggtcaactTTTGCTGGGCCTGCAATTAAGgcgattaactccgtagttaATATGACGTTGAATTTTagtcatgaatgcggcgattattaTGGTAATAAACACGCAATGATTACGATTATAAGTGCACAATAAATGACCGTcgtaagtacgcaatgattaacCGTTATTAGTGCAacaataattgtcatcataagtgcataaataaatgcagccataaaagcaGAAATAATGACGGTTTGTCCTCCAAGTAAGTCATCACCTATATAAAGGCGGCCTGATGTCAAGGTAAACCATCTCATTCCGACTTGTTTTACTCCACTCggctaagaaacgtactgacttagacATCAGAGGGTTTTATGCAGGTAAGTCgcggtcaaacttcgagtcaacgctccaAGGAAGCTTCTTGATCGTTCCCGGTCAGCACTCGCttcagtccgcattcattggtgagtcaaactcctctacggaatttttcgtcaccaacatGGGATTGTTGTGTTCAGACCCGCCTCTGGATGAGGCTTTAAGGGAAACGACGTCGCCGACTCGAAGAAGTTTGAATCGGGTTATGGCCAGAGTTGACAGTACACTGGTAGCTTGCCCTTCCTTGGTGTTCGGAGTGCAGGTAGGTGGAGAGGGGACTAGCGATTTGAACTATTTCATGCTAGTCTCGACTCCAAAGGCTCTAGTGCGGAGGGCACTTCAACCTCAACCATCAGGGGAGGTTACTTCTGGTACTAAAGATGTAGTTGAGGATGATGACTATGAAGGTCATGTGACAGTGGAATCGGCGAGGGAAGGAAAGGCTAGTGCAGATGGCTTGGAAGTCAGTGAGGAAGGTCAGAACCATGAACCTTCAACTGGGGAGCTGGTATTGGTTACGAAGACTCCAGTGGCTGGTTTGAGGAGGAAACAAATTGAGGAAGATGGAGTTTCTCCAAAGAAGCCAAGGCTCAGTCTAGCTATTGGTAGAACCAACTTGGATAATGTCATAATGGGGTTAGTAGCTTTGAACCCTTCACAGGAGAGTAGAAAGAGGCGTGGTCGTCCTTGAGGTGCCAAGAACAAAGTGAAAGTTGATTGCAAGGTGGTGAAAACCTCACCCATGAAGAGAAGCAAGACTTCGAATAAGACAGAAAAATTGGTGAATGGGCTTCCAGAGTTTACTTTGCCAATTGAGAAGGGTACACCTAAAGCCTCCGAGGGTAAGGAGGTAGTAGTGGCTTGATTTGTTTAGTTGCAGTTAGAATAATGTCTATGCTAGTGGAAACTTCTCTAGAATTCTCTGTATAAGTATCTAACTCTCTTGTACCACAATGGCGTGCTTGGCGTAGTAGAGTTAGATAGAATAGGTCACCTACGAGGCGAGTTGATTTTGTTAGCATAGCCTACTCAGAGCTTATATTGTCTATTGGAAGTAGTATTTTTGTACTATTCTTTGACCATGATCAAGGGTCATATTAATTTATGAACccttactttaaaaaaaaaaatcgctaCATGTTCATTACACTCAATATTTGATAATCAGATTTAAGGTCGAAAATCATATGAATTTCAATGTAGGATTGTTATTTGGTATATTTATCTTGTTCTTCATAATGCACCGGAAACCATGCGTTGGATCCGGAATTCCTGATCCTCACAATCTCCACCACATTCGCTTCACTTAAAAACACACTTTAATGACATTGAACAACAAAATCAGGATCCATTATACGCAAAGAGATCCCCAGTGATCGAGAACACTTGCACACCTAGCTTGCTGCCAATACTTGCCCATCCCTATCTCTGCTCATATCTCACTTTAGCTCACCAAACGTTGGGTTGGTCCATTCCGTCATTTCACTAACCCACATTGTCGTTACTACCCGCGTGTCACTCCAATCTGATCGACACACGCACTCAAGCAATCACCATATTCAATCCCCAAGCAGTTCAATTATAAAAGACGCAAGCTTTTTGCAATCCACATCCGTCACGGCATTACCCATTTTCTCATTCCTCATTTCTCATCGCTGATCACCAAGCTTTTTGCTTCGGTAATTCATCTTCAACCCATGATCATAATCTGTATTTGATATGTTTTGCTCTGTCTTGatgttgtttttttcttttcttttttttgaggagCTGTCTTGATGTTGTTTGTATCAGTTTAGTTTTGATGTTTGAATCTTAATATGCAGAGATGAGTTTCGGCACAGAAAAAGACTATGAATTTCTGGAGAAGATCGGTTTGGCTACGGAAAATCCTGGTGGGTTCATAAATGGCAAGTGGAAGGCAACTGGCCCAGTTATCTCTACTTTCAATCCTGCAGACAATCAGGTTTGTTTGGATTGTTGTTGGGGTCCTTTGTTATGTattaaagttttgatctttttgtGAGAAAAGTAAGATTTGTATTGAATCAAACAAACCCAGaatgattgattttttttgtttttgtttttgttttaatgtCTTGTGCATTGGGATGTTAGGAAATTGCTAAGGTCACGGAAGTGTCTATAGAGGACTATGAGGAGGGCATTCGTGCTTGCAGTGAAGCATCCAAGTTATGGAAGACTGTGAGTTCTcttcattttcattgtttttgaatcttgatgatatTAGGACTCTGAGATGTTGTGTGAATTTTGCATTTTCACTCTTGGTTCATGTATTAATTTACTGTGCAGCTCACGGCACCGAAGAGAGGTGACATTGTTAGACAGATAGGAGATGCATTAAGGGCCAAATTGGACTATCTGGGTAGGCTTGTATCCCTCGAGATGGGGAAAATACTTGCTGAAGGAATTGGGGAAGTTCAGGTATGAGAGTTCAGTTGTTCGTTGGTTAAATACATTCATTCTGTTGTAAGTTATGTACATAGTTTGATGATACTATATCAAATGTGCGATACATGGATGGATATACTGCTATCCTTTGCATATGTTGAGTAGGGAATGAGCTTTGCAGCTGTTTGTTGTTGCTGTATTTAAGTGTTTAATGGAAGAGGTTTGAACTTTTTCAGTAATGCCTAGGTAATAATGTATGCAGGAAGTTATCGATATGTGTGATTTTTGTGTTGGATTGAGCCGTCAACTGAATGGATCTATCATACCCTCAGAACGTGAGCCCCAACTTAACTTCGTTTCTGTCATCCTTATATTAATTGCTAATGTGAAAAGCTTGGTGAAAGTTTAAAGGCTCCACACTAAGTACATAAAAGCCTCTGCTTGCTATTTGCTAAGCAAATTGTTGTCATTTTTCCTTTAATCTATATctgccatctttttttttttccaggtcCAAATCACATGATGTTTGAGGTACATTACCAGATCCTACATTGAACCTTATTTTATCCGTAAATTCTTTGATTTTGACCATTTTCCTTTAAATAACTGACTTTGTTTATGCTACAATTGACAATATTGTGCATTTAATACACCATAGGTTTGGAATCCATTGGGAATGGTTGGTGTCATCACTGCTTTCAATTTCCCATGTGCCGTTCTTGGTGAGTTCTTGTTATATGTTGTCTTGACAAGCTTGCAATATTAGATGAATAACTCTCTTATGCACAAGAAGACATGGCATGATGTTATCTTACCTTATCTACATTAAACATGAAGTGTTAGAGGCATCCACTATCACATAATCTGTCTTTAAGAACGCATATGCAGCTATATATATGTGGCATTTTATTGCAAGCAAACTGTCTACCTTTTCTTGTTCATTTCATTATTAGCTAACAAGAGTAGCTTCTCTGGAACTGACAGATATTTAAAACTATATTCGttaagaaaaaacaaaagagaaagagaaatgtGATATTTGAATTCTTTAAATTTACATATAGACCTCTTCACTGAATGCGAAATGTTTGGATTCATCTACTATTTTAGCGGTGCAGTAATCAATTCAGTTCAGATGCCATCCTTCTCCTTCTCTAATATGCAAATGTGCCATGAAAAACTACTTAGCAAGGTCACTGTGTAATATATAATGTATTAATATATGATTATGAAACATATGGGTAGATTGAAAACTTATAATCCATTAACAATATGCTTTATTTTGTCTCTGTGATTCAATGAGTGATTTATGAATTTTAAACTTTCGAACCATTCTTATTTCTTTCTAATTTCAATGGCGATTTAGGATGGAATGCCTGCGTTGCGCTTGTCTGTGGTAACTGTGTTGTCTGGTAAGTTTATAGTCCTGATTTCAGAATTGGAATTCAACAAAATTTATCGCTTCAAATCATAAGGCATACATTAAAGTTTACTCAAAATCTCATTTTTTCATTCTTATAGAGGATGAAACAATGAGATATTGAGTAAACTTTAAGGCATACATTAAAATATTTGAGTTTTGGCAGATGAATCCATCAAAACGATGGCATGTATTACCAAAAGATGTCCCGTAGTACATTAATTGCATTGATTGTAGGAAGGGTGCACCAACAACTCCATTGGTAACTATTGCTGTGACAAAGCTAATTGCCGAGGTTCTTGAGAAAAATAACTTGCCCGGGGCTATATTCACCGCTTTCTGTGGTGGAGCTGAAGTTGGTGAAGCAATTGCAAAAGACAACAGAATACCCCTGGTTTCATTCACTGGAAGTTCAAAGGTACACTGGTAACATACTTGTGCCTTCAAACCTTCTTTCTCTTATTCCTTTGCCATTATGCTAAGCATAGATTTCACAATACCAATAGGTGGGTCAGAAGGTTCAACGAATTGTCAGTGAGAGGTTTGGTAAATGCTTACTTGAATTAAGTGGGAACAACGCCATAATTGTTATGGATGATGCTGACATCGAGCTGGCAGTGCGTTCTATATTGTTTGCAGCCGTTGGTACTGCTGGTCAGCGCTGCACAACATGCCGTAGATTGGTAACTAATTATTTTTATAAGTCatttttttgtaatttcatGGTGGCCATAGGAGTTAACTTTCTTTCACCAATATTTTGCTAttccatttcttctttttcccttGAAAATAAAATGTGCAAATTTGTGTGCATGTATGGCTTCGCTGGAGTGCAGTATCTTCATGAAAGTATATATCAGAATGTATTAGATAAACTAGTCGGACTTTACAAGCAAGTCAAGATTGGGAACCCTTTGGAGAAAGGAACTCTAGTTGGGCCACTACATACTCACCAGTCGAAGGAGAATTTTGAGAAGGGGATTGGGGCCATTAAATCTCAGGCATGTTCTGTGTCACTTGGAGAATGTTTATAATTTATACACAAACACATggaggaggaaaaagaaaaaaaaggttaaTGTCTTGCACTATATTTTACCTTTTCAGGGGGGAAAGATTGCTGTAGGTGGATCGACTGTAGGGTCAGATGGCAATTATGTGCAGCCAACAATTGTTGAGATTTCTCCAACTGCAGCTGTGGTGAAAGAAGAATTGTTTGGTCCAGTTCTGTATGTTATGAAATTCAAGGTAGTCTTACTTGCTGAAAGTTCTGTTACTGATGGTTTTTATGAGTTTATTCTCAAATTAAAACTTACAACTTCTTGTTTGAAAAAATGCAGAGTCTTGATGAAGCAATAGAATTGAACAACTCCGTACCACAAGGATTAAGTAGCTCAATCTTCACAAGAAAACCAGAAATTCTCTTTAAATGGATTGGGTGAGTTTCTAAAGATGGTGGAAGTTTCGAAAAATCTGTCATATGtccttgctttttttttttccccctaatTTTATCTCTTCATTGGAGTCATAGAGAGATGTTATAATTAGACTGTATCTCATCTTTTGTCAATTTGCCTAGAACGTTACACCAGTTTTATGACCATTAGAGATTTCAACTTACATTATTCAACTTTGGGATTTGTTGCAGGCCACAGGGCAGTGATTGTGGTATAGTGAATGTAAACATTCCTACTAATGGCGCTGAGATTGGCGGTGCCTTTGGTGGAGAGAAGGCAACTGGTGGTGGCCGAGAAGCAGGGAGCGACTCTTGGAAGCAATACATGAGACGCTCAACATGGTAACCTTTCATCAACCTTTACTAATTTGCTCAAACCGGTCAGATTAGCTGCATTGATTATGAGATTGTTATATGGTTATTCAATCAATGATTTGAACAATTCGTATCCTTGACAGTACAATCAATTATGGGAGCGAACTACCACTTGCTCAGGGTATCAATTTCGGCTAGTAAACCAGTCTCCACAGTAAGGTTTGGTATAGTCTCTGACTGTCGGTCATGACATATGAAGGAAGTGCATTCTGCAGTAGCCGCTGTCAAGGTTATGATTCCCCTACCAGCTTGAATATGTTCAATGAAGCCTGCACTGATCGTTATGATGTTTGGTGCAAGACTCTTGTTTAGATTTCTaatcttgaaaaataaaagcaGAATGTTTAAGGCTGCGGCTATTGCCAGTttgccaccctactattttctttgttcaccctataaatatttgaattattgaaagactatattacctaaatgcaaaatgactaataagtacactaattttctaaacttTATATCTTTAAGGAAAAAACTATATTACCCAatattcttttttatctttttgttgcgTCCTCATCCttaatttgttattcaattcacaaaattattagtgttaacttcatcaaaatctttataATACCTTTATAAACTTTTTACTTTCGGtatttaaaacacgaaaaaaaaaaatcaatcttcttttcattgctcatagtagcacttactaatttttttaatatggaTTGAAATAAACGAACATTAAAATTGAatggaaaaaatgaaaaaatagaagtaaatcaaattatgattttaatcattttattaggaaacttgaATATATTTTAGGACGTCTtttttaggggggtgtattcaatttagattttaaaagactttgtttgagtttttataatccatggatttacttaatccacggattgtttaaattctatatggactctgattgattctaatggattgatttactagtatttgtttagattttacaaatccttatgatgtttttggtaggttaattttttttttcttcttcttctttaattaagcaatggatgtatggatccaactataatgctatatcaatgagaagacagtatggcaatctaccattctttatgttgtgtataatgatatatgaacaataagagaaaactaaccagccaaaatgttacacaaaaaataaagtagtaaactaatgacataatttatttcatatctaatttacaaaagaatcatgtgtgtatgtatcatcttaataataccattgaaagtgagctcCATTAGctaaaaggattaaggcttctagagctatagtagtgataaaaataaaataaaaaattattagatgagagcagaggcagaggaagatagtgggaaaataggtctaagacaaaatggatgattgtcacctattgagacctgctttttatttatttattttttgggtgaagaggttcttcattttttgagtgagaaagaatccatcaaaatcttttgggaagtggttggattgtttttgagttttgatatgtataaaaagcactataaaatcctccaaaatctagcatttaatgaaatccttaaaaatccgtatacttttgaatatcagcagatttgaatggataattttaaatcttaattgaatacatcaataTTTTAAAGGACTGTTTAAAATCTCAGTTGAATACCCACAgacttttaaaatacaaaaaaatcttgtagactcttaattgaatacacccNNNNNNNNNNNNNNNNNNNNNNNNNNNNNNNNNNNNNNNNNNNNNNNNNNNNNNNNNNNNNNNNNNNNNNNNNNNNNNNNNNNNNNNNNNNNNNNNNNNNNNNNNNNNNNNNNNNNNNNNNNNNNNNNNNNNNNNNNNNNNNNNNNNNNNNNNNNNNNNNNNNNNNNNNNNNNNNNNNNNNNNNNNNNNNNNNNNNNNNNAATGCTCATACTGCTCACACACGCATCTCCCTTAATTGaccaaattcaaaaaaaaaaaaaaaaaaaaaaaacacaatgaTGCCATTTGATTTGCACACAAACAGATCATTGCTCAAAAATCCAATACAATATGAGAATAGATGTATTGAACAAAAACTAACGAAGAGAATCATATCATATATACAAATGAAAGTCTAGAGAAAAACAAACCCATTAGTCTTAGCGAttaatctctgcaaaaacccaGTTTCATGAAGCAAAAACTAATTTACCCAATTATGTTCTTGATGTAATAATCTAACACAAAACAGAGTTCCCCTGTTttcatatatattatttaccTCCATAAAACAACTCAGCTATTGAGAGCAGGGAAGCAACTGCCGGACCTAACCAGCGCCGGCCCACCAACCCTCTCAACGCCACCGAGAGAGGAGCTAGAATTGGACCGGAGCGCCCTCGGAGTATCCAAGCTCCGGCGGaaaacccggcccatggccaGAATAGGGTGCTCTGTTTTTTCCTTACTAGACGATCTGAAATTCTTGCAGAAGCTTATGTGGCGGTTCAGGGCCTCCTCGGTGGAGATGAGCCTATCTGATCGGAGCGCCTCGTCTTTCACGGCCTCCACGCAGAGCCCACATATCCACCGTCCCTGGTAGCGCTCACGGACGCGTGCTATGTACGCGGGGGTGCAATCCTCTGTGAAGCCGCAGGAGTCGCATTTGACGCAGTGGACTTCCATTGGAGGAGaatggtttggtttggtggAGGCTTGGGGATGAGACTCGCTGATAGCCATTGTTGCAGAGCAGAGCAGAGCATTCAACTCTTGTCTTTTGTCTCTGGTCACTCTGTTTTGGACTCTGTTTTGGTTTTTAAACTCTGTTTGTATTGTAATTAAATTCTGGCTAATGGCTATAAATAAGGGCTTGTGTTATGGATTTTCTTACTAATTTACCGGGCCCTaaattttgggtttttgatttcCTGTGTCAGATTGGGTCATTGAAGTTACTATAGGTCCATATTTGGTATGTAAATTTGTGGGGTTTAATAGTTGGTAAAATATAAATGGCAAATTACCTTGAATATTGGCATGGAAAGAGAGAACATTCTAGGACTCCAAGTAATTGGataggcattttttttttctctctctctctctctccccaggTTAATACTGTGGCATTCTCTATCAAAGCATGTGTCCCACGAAGGTGATGATGAGGTTGATATGATATAACGTGTCCAGTGAAGTAGATAAACCTTATCCTAGGCGGAAAGGGAATAAAATCTTAACAAAAGGCCTTTGAAACATATGAGATGGGGAGGATTCATACAAATTGGCATGTAAGCGAAAATCATTGGACTAACATGTTGCTTTCAATAGTTTGGAGACGGGAATGTTACTTTTTGAGCAACGGTGTGTAGAAGAGTAGAAAATTGTAGACTTTGACGATGCAAAATGTGATTAACTTGTATGACCATTTCATTTCATACAATCAATTACTACCATGTTCCCCTAAGTTATAACTTAGActatctttagcagactctctatcttGATTATTTAGTTATTTTGACTTGTCTGAAGTTGGTGTGATTTTAAATGATTGTAAACGTTATATATCCACATTCAATTTTATTCTCCTTAGACATGTCTATAGGAAAGCAAATGGTGTCGCTCATAGGCTTACACACATTGCTAGTACGTAAATCCATGTTGGATGAGTTGTGGATGATTGTCCTGATATTATTCAAGATGTCGTAATTGAGGATGGTTGTAATTTAACTTAAGGTACAGGTTCTATGTCCCCCTTGGTGTACTGTCCTTCTATGAATGACAATAACTGATGAGGTGTACTGTCCATCTTGAAGATGCTCCAACTCCATTCGACTGCTAACCAGTAGCACTTGTTCCATCTATAACATTATCCTTACAACACCACCTTTGTTCTTGTCATTCTCAGGGCATTATATCCTTCTGTTCATTCACAATTTCACATGACCTAAATTGGCATACGACATTACGAATGTCCTAACACAATCACTTCATACTTGTCAAAATTTATGGCTCTGAAAGATTTgcaattttgagcatgtttgcTTCCATTTACACTTCAAATCTCTCACCAATATCCCAGGTCTCACTTGAACTGACTtcactatcttcttcttcttcccttaaatttggttttttatttccCTTTGTGAATTTTGGTCATTGTATATCTGGAGCAAAATTTTCTGTTTGGCTTTTTTTTCCCTTGTCAGACCCCAGATTTTGCATAATCTTTGAAGGGTACTATCTGTTAAATCATGTCTCCCATGAAGATGACGAGGTCGATATGCTATCTGAATAGAACATTATCCTAGGCAGGAAGGGAATAAACTCATATCATAGCATCTTTTATCAAATGGATTTGAATATGAGAAGGATAGGACTTTTTCATTCTCTTTATCATAACATCTTTTatcaaataaatttgaatatGAGAAGGATATGACTTTTTCATTCTCTTTAGCGTAGTTGACTGGAAAAATAGGAAGAATTAAAAATAGGAGTCTGTTTCACATTGCACCATATTACAGTATTTGAAACATCTCATTTTCATCCTTACTAATAAATAAAATGATAGACCAAATTTTGTGTCTTATTTGACTGAATGTAATTGCGAATCATATGAACGTACATGAAAAATCATCCGAATCTCAACTGGAATCTCCCATGATTACACTAAAACGTTACCATTCAATTAATATAGACTGATGAAAACTTTATAAACAACAATGTGCAAGATAAAAAAGAACATATACTTTGATGGTGCAAGATATAATTAGTACCAAAAAGGTTAACCGGACGACTTCATCGAAGTGAATATTAACACAAAGGACTTGGCATTTTTTAACATCAATTTGATTGAAGAAATAAGAGAAATCTAGCGTGTTTTTCCCATTGCACCAAATTATTCAAAACATCTCAATTTCAAGAGTAAATAGAAAATGACTGAACAAATTAAATATAGGAAGAATGACCGAATATGAGAGGGCAGGCTACATCCGGCGCTCAGCTTACAAAGTTAAGCTTGGACCCAACTTTAGAATCTCACCGACAGTAATGTATATATGTTGAAATTAAGGAAACAATTAATAGTTAGGAGTAATTTATCGATTCTTTTGATTGGCAAGAAAAGATGAGTGGCTTAAAAATTATAATATGCCTGGAAATGTAG encodes the following:
- the LOC133714185 gene encoding aldehyde dehydrogenase family 7 member A1 yields the protein MSFGTEKDYEFLEKIGLATENPGGFINGKWKATGPVISTFNPADNQEIAKVTEVSIEDYEEGIRACSEASKLWKTLTAPKRGDIVRQIGDALRAKLDYLGRLVSLEMGKILAEGIGEVQEVIDMCDFCVGLSRQLNGSIIPSERPNHMMFEVWNPLGMVGVITAFNFPCAVLGWNACVALVCGNCVVWKGAPTTPLVTIAVTKLIAEVLEKNNLPGAIFTAFCGGAEVGEAIAKDNRIPLVSFTGSSKVGQKVQRIVSERFGKCLLELSGNNAIIVMDDADIELAVRSILFAAVGTAGQRCTTCRRLYLHESIYQNVLDKLVGLYKQVKIGNPLEKGTLVGPLHTHQSKENFEKGIGAIKSQGGKIAVGGSTVGSDGNYVQPTIVEISPTAAVVKEELFGPVLYVMKFKSLDEAIELNNSVPQGLSSSIFTRKPEILFKWIGPQGSDCGIVNVNIPTNGAEIGGAFGGEKATGGGREAGSDSWKQYMRRSTCTINYGSELPLAQGINFG
- the LOC133736501 gene encoding uncharacterized protein LOC133736501, which gives rise to MAISESHPQASTKPNHSPPMEVHCVKCDSCGFTEDCTPAYIARVRERYQGRWICGLCVEAVKDEALRSDRLISTEEALNRHISFCKNFRSSSKEKTEHPILAMGRVFRRSLDTPRALRSNSSSSLGGVERVGGPALVRSGSCFPALNS